Proteins from a genomic interval of Debaryomyces hansenii CBS767 chromosome E complete sequence:
- a CDS encoding DEHA2E18832p (weakly similar to uniprot|P40886 Saccharomyces cerevisiae YJL214W HXT8 Protein of unknown function with similarity to hexose transporter family members expression is induced by low levels of glucose and repressed by high levels of glucose), whose amino-acid sequence MSHEQKDLAEVSKINTKEQIVEHPHSTATKHHAQDSWASKFRWKIKDDHAPPEIFNWTLFLSVFVFGILGSARGYDEGNISGSVAQISFQNYFGFNDPNKSEDDVANLKSNITSMVQLGSIGGCIIAMFVVDRFGRIRSLQAACVLWIAAAIIQITSTNVGQLYAGRLIEGLAIGQTTTIGPTYMSEVAPKAIRGLCGCVFAGAVYFGIMMAYFANYGAALHMSPDSNQQWIVPTSIKIPLAGLILTGSFVFCVESPRWLLKVNKPDKAAKNLSKLRNLPTDHPYILGEISDINEQIHAENEATQGSTIFAMIKEIFCVKSIRYRFFAVASLTQILGQWSGANAITIYSPELFALVGAVGVEKLKWTAILGVVKFVSAYFSAFFVIDFLGRRKALYIGIMIQMLSILYFAIFLTIVPEAGDDNVNLTGSKERAGKGAMAALFLSGAGWTMGFNSIQYLLGSEIFPLNIRSFAQSAIMVLHFANQYGNSKALPKMLLAMDNYGAFYFFVAIMIIGLLWAWFFIPEVAGRSLESMEEIFNLPWYLIGRKGAELCPDYSEINKITYSDDGHGNAYDGEINYDLEKSKVSQEYVEDNGLMRKGSNEEEDNNSIKDKS is encoded by the coding sequence ATGCTGCACGAGCAAAAAGACTTGGCAGAAGtgtcaaaaattaatactaAAGAACAAATTGTTGAGCATCCACATTCTACAGCGACCAAGCACCACGCGCAAGATTCATGGGCGTCTAAGTTTAGGTGGAAGATAAAAGACGACCATGCTCCACCTGAAATCTTTAACTGGACTTTGTTTCTTTCGGTCTTTGTTTTCGGTATCTTAGGGTCGGCTAGAGGTTATGATGAAGGTAATATCTCTGGGTCAGTCGCGCAAATTTCGtttcagaattattttggtttCAATGATCCAAATAAGTCTGAAGATGATGTTGCAAACTTGAAATCTAATATTACATCCATGGTTCAATTAGGTTCTATTGGTGGTTGTATTATTGCTATGTTTGTTGTTGATAGATTTGGTAGAATTAGATCTTTACAAGCAGCTTGCGTTTTATGGATCGCAGCTgcaattattcaaatcacTTCAACAAATGTTGGTCAGTTGTATGCTGGAAGATTAATTGAAGGACTTGCTATTGGACAAACTACCACTATTGGACCTACATATATGTCGGAGGTTGCACCTAAGGCTATCAGAGGACTTTGTGGATGTGTGTTTGCTGGTGCTGTTTACTTTGGTATAATGATGGCGtattttgcaaattatGGTGCAGCTTTGCATATGTCACCCGACTCAAATCAGCAATGGATTGTTCCTACTTCGATCAAGATCCCGTTAGCAGGTTTGATATTGACTGGATCGTTCGTTTTCTGTGTCGAAAGTCCAAGATGGCTATTGAAGGTCAATAAGCCAGATAAAGCAGCAaagaatttatcaaagttgAGAAATTTACCTACAGACCACCCATATATTTTAGGGGAAATCTCCGATATTAATGAACAAATCCATGCTGAAAACGAAGCTACCCAAGGAAGTACCATATTCGCTATGATCAAGGAAATATTCTGCGTTAAATCGATCAGATATAGATTTTTTGCTGTTGCTTCATTGACACAGATTTTAGGTCAATGGTCCGGAGCAAACGCTATTACGATATATTCTCCAGAACTTTTTGCATTAGTTGGAGCTGTTGGAgttgaaaagttgaaatGGACTGCTATTTTAGGTGTTGTCAAGTTTGTATCTGCTTACTTCAGTGCGTTCTTtgttattgatttcttagGTAGAAGAAAGGCACTCTACATTGGTATTATGATCCAAATGCTTTccattttatattttgctATATTCTTAACAATTGTCCCTGAAGCTGGAGATGATAATGTCAATTTGACTGGATCAAAAGAAAGAGCCGGAAAGGGAGCTATGGCTGCATTATTCTTGTCAGGAGCAGGTTGGACTATGGGTTTCAATTCGATTCAATACTTATTAGGTTCAGAGATTTTCCCATTGAACATTCGTTCGTTCGCCCAGTCTGCTATCATGGTTTTACATTTCGCTAATCAATATGGTAATTCAAAGGCATTACCTAAGATGTTGCTTGCCATGGATAACTACGGTGCTTTCTACTTTTTTGTCGCTATTATGATTATCGGCTTGTTATGGGCATGGTTCTTTATTCCAGAAGTTGCTGGCCGTTCGTTGGAAAGTATGGaagaaatcttcaatttacCGTGGTATCttattggaagaaaggGGGCAGAGTTATGTCCAGATTACTctgaaattaataagatCACATACAGCGATGATGGACATGGTAATGCCTACGATGGtgaaattaattatgaTTTAGAAAAGTCTAAGGTATCTCAAGAGTATGTCGAAGATAATGGACTTATGAGAAAAGGTTCgaacgaagaagaagataataactCAATCAAGGATAAATCTTAA
- a CDS encoding DEHA2E18854p (weakly similar to uniprot|P32466 Saccharomyces cerevisiae YDR345C HXT3 Low affinity glucose transporter of the major facilitator superfamily expression is induced in low or high glucose conditions), producing the protein MEQEKMVSISQPKQDMQSVESREVEHPKHEPSTVTKDHASSSWTSKFRWKVQDDHAPKEIYNWSLFLSVTVFGILGAARGYDEGCISTAVSQLSFRERFGFNDPNKTVDDIAELSSNIKAMVQLGSIGGALIAMYAVDKLGRVRSLQAACLLWITGAIIQITSGNVGQLYAGRLIEGLAIGQTTTIGPTYMSEVAPKAIRGLCGCVFAGAVYMGIMISYFANYGAALHMSPDSNQQWIVPTSIKIPLAGLIFVGSFLFCVESPRWLLKVNKPDKAAKNLSKLRNLPTDHPYVLGEISDINEQINAENEATEGNTIFAMIKEIFCVKSIRYRFFAVASLTQLLGQWSGANAVTIYAPELFSLIGAVGIEELKMTAILGVVKFVSAYLSAFFIIDFLGRRKALYIGIIIQMLSILYFAIFLTIVPEASEGADLTGSRGRAGKGAMAALYLSGVGWTMGFNSIQYLLGSEIFPLHIRSFAQSAIMVLHFANQYGNSKALPKMMLTMNNYGAFYFFFAVMLVSLVWAWFFIPEVAGRSLESMEEIFNLPWYLIGRKGAELCPDYSEINKITHNDDGHGNAYDGEINYDLEKSKVSQEFIEDNGLMRKGSIDEYDKNSIKGK; encoded by the coding sequence ATGGAGCAAGAAAAGATGGTTCTGATTAGCCAACCAAAACAAGATATGCAATCAGTTGAATCTAGAGAAGTAGAGCATCCAAAGCATGAACCTTCGACCGTTACCAAGGATCATGCTCTGAGTTCTTGGACGTCTAAGTTTAGATGGAAGGTACAAGATGATCATGCGCCTAAAGAGATCTATAATTGGAGTTTGTTCCTTTCGGTCACTGTATTTGGTATTCTTGGTGCCGCAAGAGGTTATGATGAAGGTTGTATTTCAACTGCAGTTTCCCAACTTTCGTTTAGAGAACGTTTTGGATTCAACGATCCAAATAAAACGGTGGATGACATCGCAGAACTAAGCTCGAATATTAAAGCTATGGTTCAATTGGGATCCATCGGTGGAGCTCTTATTGCTATGTATGCTGTTGATAAACTTGGTAGGGTTAGGTCTTTACAAGCAGCTTGTTTGTTATGGATCACAGGTGcaattatacaaattaCCTCAGGAAACGTTGGTCAGTTGTATGCTGGGAGATTAATTGAAGGACTTGCTATTGGACAAACTACCACTATTGGACCTACATATATGTCGGAGGTTGCACCTAAGGCTATCAGAGGACTTTGTGGATGTGTGTTTGCTGGTGCTGTATATATGGGTATTATGATTTcatattttgcaaattatGGTGCAGCTTTGCATATGTCACCCGACTCAAATCAGCAATGGATTGTTCCTACTTCGATCAAGATCCCATTAGCAGGTTTAATATTCGTTGGATCGTTTCTCTTCTGTGTCGAAAGTCCAAGATGGCTATTGAAGGTCAATAAGCCAGATAAAGCAGCAaagaatttatcaaagttaaGAAATTTACCTACAGACCACCCATATGTTTTAGGTGAAATCTCCGATATTAATGAACAAATTAATGCTGAAAACGAAGCTACCGAAGGAAATACCATATTCGCTATGATCAAGGAAATATTCTGCGTTAAATCGATCAGATATAGATTTTTTGCTGTTGCTTCATTGACACAGCTTTTAGGTCAATGGTCTGGTGCAAATGCTGTGACAATTTATGCCCCAGAACTCTTTTCATTAATCGGAGCAGTTGGTATCGAGGAATTGAAGATGACTGCTATTTTAGGTGTTGTCAAGTTTGTATCTGCTTATTTGAGTGCattctttattattgatttcttagGTAGAAGAAAGGCACTCTACATTGGTATTATAATCCAAATGCTTTccattttatattttgctATATTCTTAACAATTGTTCCTGAGGCTAGCGAAGGAGCTGACTTGACTGGATCAAGGGGACGGGCTGGAAAGGGAGCTATGGCGGCGTTGTATTTGTCAGGAGTTGGTTGGACTATGGGTTTCAATTCGATTCAATACTTATTAGGCTCAGAAATTTTTCCATTGCATATTCGTTCGTTCGCTCAGTCTGCTATCATGGTTTTACATTTCGCTAATCAATACGGTAATTCAAAGGCATTACCTAAGATGATGCTTACTATGAACAATTATGGTGCTTTCTACTTCTTTTTCGCTGTTATGCTTGTCTCTTTGGTCTGGGCATGGTTCTTTATTCCAGAAGTTGCTGGCCGTTCTTTGGAAAGTATGGaagaaatcttcaatttacCGTGGTATCttattggaagaaaggGGGCAGAATTATGTCCAGATTACTCTGAAATCAATAAGATAACACATAATGACGATGGACATGGTAATGCCTACGATGGtgaaattaattatgaTTTAGAAAAGTCTAAGGTATCGCAAGAGTTTATCGAAGATAATGGACTTATGAGAAAAGGTTCAATCGATGAATATGATAAGAACTCAATCAAGGGTAAATGA
- a CDS encoding DEHA2E18876p (similar to CA3243|IPF7489 Candida albicans IPF7489 unknown function): protein MTEIQFIIENSKNLVTLTDIENELRFKISSIDEAVENIPSVNPEKVLHLHSDITIIDSIFSGTGRNEHKDVYRKIIEPLFQLLGIEHRYFATQNKDSIKKFAQSLDSNTEKTIIFLSGDTSISEFVNDLPEIEQETAVNVVVIPCGTGNSLSLSLGIDNTIHAVANILLGTKIPFNLYQATFPKDSYFVFQDKKAIIKEPLVFTTVLSWAFHASIVADSDTKELRKFGLERFKMAAMKNLEQEQKYVGTIMINDKPVNGPFAYWLVTPVTRFEPTFEISPHGDIGDDSLYMVAVNSKYGTELLDIMKEVYDNGRHIGDEKVTYMQITKNQEIKVKLGADSKNRFCMDGSIVILPKLECEIAIHSVGNLQKNWRIFVLQ from the coding sequence ATGACAGAAATACAATTCATTATAGAAAATAGCAAGAATTTGGTTACGTTAACTGATATAGAAAATGAACTCAGgttcaaaatttcatcaattgatGAAGCTGTCGAAAATATTCCTTCTGTAAATCCTGAAAAGGTTTTACACTTGCATAGTGATATCACGATAATTGACTCCATTTTTTCTGGAACTGGAAGAAATGAACATAAAGACGTATATCGGAAGATTATTGAACCTTTGTTTCAATTGCTAGGGATCGAGCATAGGTATTTTGCTACCCAGAATAAGGATTCTATTAAGAAATTTGCCCAGTCTTTAGATAGCAATACGGAAAAGACAATAATCTTTCTTAGTGGAGATACGTCTATTTCGGAGTTTGTAAACGATTTACCAGAGATCGAACAGGAAACTGCTGTGAATGTAGTTGTTATACCCTGCGGGACAGGTAATAGTCTATCGCTTTCTCTAGGAATTGATAATACAATCCATGCTGTGGCAAATATCTTATTGGGTACTAAAATACCTTTCAATTTATACCAGGCTACTTTCCCTAAAGATTCTTACTTTGTGTTTCAAGATAAGAAAGCAATAATTAAAGAACCTCTAGTTTTTACGACGGTTTTGTCATGGGCTTTCCATGCTTCCATCGTTGCTGATAGTGATACTAAAGAGTTAAGAAAATTCGGATTAGAAAGATTTAAAATGGCTGctatgaaaaatttagaGCAAGAGCAAAAATATGTAGGAACCATAATGATTAATGACAAACCCGTGAATGGTCCATTTGCTTATTGGCTAGTTACGCCTGTTACTCGATTTGAACCAACATTCGAAATCCTGCCGCATGGAGATATTGGAGATGACTCGTTATACATGGTTGCAGTAAATTCCAAGTATGGCACAGAATTGTTGGATATTATGAAAGAGGTTTATGATAATGGCAGGCATATTGGGGATGAAAAAGTGACATACATGCAGATTACGAAAAACCAAGAAATAAAAGTAAAACTCGGAGCGGATTCGAAAAACAGATTTTGTATGGATGGTAGTATCGTTATATTACCTAAATTGGAGTGTGAAATAGCAATCCATAGTGTTGGaaatttgcaaaaaaattggaGAATATTCGTGCTCCAATAG